One Paraburkholderia aromaticivorans genomic region harbors:
- a CDS encoding transposase — translation MARLARLYVPDQPQHVILRGLDQQPAFVDDQDYELFIDCLKAASRDHHLSIHAYALMPGAVQLLVTPTEESSLPKAMQAVGRRYVAHFNRRYARRGTLWEGRYRATVIEGERYFLLASRVVEMCPVRAGLVSAPEDYRWSSYRHHIGLTLDSLITDHPLYWSLGNTPFERQRAYRELCEQPLDEREASQLQQATLKGWVLGSDTYREWAARAANRRVSPLPRGRPRKVRETPQQQ, via the coding sequence ATGGCACGGCTTGCACGTCTCTATGTCCCTGACCAGCCGCAGCACGTCATCCTCCGCGGGCTCGATCAGCAGCCCGCCTTCGTCGACGACCAGGACTACGAGCTCTTCATCGATTGTTTGAAAGCGGCTTCGCGCGATCACCATCTATCCATCCACGCGTATGCGCTGATGCCGGGCGCGGTGCAACTGCTCGTCACGCCGACCGAGGAGTCGAGTCTGCCGAAGGCGATGCAGGCGGTCGGGCGCCGTTACGTGGCGCACTTTAACAGGCGCTACGCGCGCCGTGGCACATTGTGGGAAGGGCGCTACAGGGCCACGGTGATCGAAGGTGAGCGCTACTTTCTGCTAGCGAGCCGCGTCGTCGAGATGTGTCCGGTGCGCGCGGGGCTCGTGAGCGCGCCGGAAGACTATCGCTGGTCGAGCTACCGCCATCACATCGGCCTGACGCTCGACAGCCTGATTACCGACCATCCGCTGTACTGGTCGCTTGGCAATACGCCGTTCGAACGCCAGCGTGCTTACCGCGAACTGTGCGAGCAGCCGCTGGACGAACGCGAAGCCAGTCAGCTTCAGCAGGCCACCTTGAAGGGCTGGGTTTTGGGCAGCGATACGTACCGCGAATGGGCGGCGCGGGCTGCCAACCGGCGTGTATCGCCCCTGCCACGCGGACGGCCGCGCAAGGTGCGCGAGACGCCGCAGCAGCAATAA
- the aroB gene encoding 3-dehydroquinate synthase, with translation MDRMNTVNVELGERAYPIHIGADLIGQTALFAPHIAGSSVTIVTNATVDPLYGDKLRAALAPLGKQVSTVVLPDGEAYKNLETLNLIFDALLGGRADRKTTLIALGGGVIGDMTGFAAACYMRGVPFIQVPTTLLSQVDSSVGGKTGINHPLGKNMIGAFYQPQAVIADIGALRTLPARELAAGIAEVIKTGAIADAGFFRWIEANIEALNRCEPEALAEAVKRSCEIKASVVAQDEREGGLRAILNFGHTFGHAIEAGLGYGEWLHGEAVGCGMVMAADLSVRLGYLDEAARKRLVDVIVAAHLPTRAPALGDARYVELMRVDKKAEAGAIKFILLKRFGETLITQAPDAEVHATLAAAV, from the coding sequence ATGGACCGTATGAATACCGTCAACGTCGAACTGGGCGAGCGCGCCTACCCCATCCATATCGGTGCCGACCTGATCGGCCAGACCGCGCTGTTCGCGCCGCATATCGCCGGCAGCTCGGTCACCATCGTCACCAATGCCACCGTCGATCCGCTGTACGGCGACAAGCTGCGCGCCGCGCTGGCGCCGCTCGGCAAGCAGGTGTCCACAGTCGTATTGCCGGATGGCGAGGCGTACAAGAACCTCGAAACCCTGAACCTGATTTTCGACGCGCTGCTCGGCGGCCGCGCCGATCGCAAGACCACGCTAATCGCGTTGGGCGGCGGCGTGATCGGCGACATGACGGGTTTTGCGGCCGCCTGCTACATGCGTGGTGTGCCGTTCATTCAGGTGCCGACCACGTTGCTGTCGCAGGTCGATTCGTCGGTGGGCGGCAAGACGGGCATCAATCACCCGCTTGGCAAGAACATGATCGGCGCGTTCTATCAGCCGCAGGCCGTGATCGCCGACATCGGCGCGCTGCGCACGCTGCCGGCCCGTGAACTGGCGGCGGGCATCGCCGAAGTGATCAAGACCGGCGCCATCGCCGACGCGGGTTTCTTCCGCTGGATCGAAGCCAATATCGAGGCGTTGAATCGCTGCGAACCCGAAGCACTGGCCGAGGCGGTCAAGCGGTCGTGCGAAATCAAGGCGTCGGTGGTCGCGCAGGACGAGCGCGAAGGCGGACTGCGCGCCATCCTCAATTTCGGCCACACCTTCGGTCATGCGATCGAAGCCGGCCTCGGCTACGGCGAGTGGCTGCACGGCGAGGCAGTGGGCTGCGGGATGGTGATGGCGGCGGATCTGTCCGTGCGCCTCGGCTATCTCGACGAAGCCGCCCGCAAGCGTCTGGTCGACGTGATCGTCGCCGCGCACTTACCGACCCGTGCGCCCGCGCTCGGCGACGCGCGCTATGTCGAACTCATGCGGGTCGACAAGAAGGCGGAAGCCGGCGCGATCAAATTCATTCTGCTGAAGCGTTTCGGTGAGACGCTGATCACCCAGGCGCCCGACGCCGAGGTGCACGCCACGCTGGCCGCCGCCGTCTGA
- a CDS encoding deoxyguanosinetriphosphate triphosphohydrolase, giving the protein MATIGVPSQEALEAHLAPYAAHSAQSRGRRYPEAAPSARTEFQRDRDRIVHSTAFRRLEYKTQVFVNHEGDLFRTRLTHSLEVAQIARSVARNLRVNEDLVEAISLAHDLGHTPFGHAGQDALNECMREHGGFEHNLQSLAVVDDLEEHYGAFNGLNLCFETREGILKHCSRENARRLGALGERFLEGRQPSIEAQIANVADEIAYNNHDVDDGLRSGLLTVEQLAEVELWQLHYETARSDFPQIEGRRLIHETVRRIINTLIVDLIDTTKLNLDRHAPASLDAVRSSPALVAHSDAIAAQAAALKRFLFKNLYRHYRVMRMANKARRVVAGLFDAFTDDPRLLPPSYQSTDATQQPRLIAHYIAGMTDRYAVKEYQRLFVIDDN; this is encoded by the coding sequence ATGGCGACGATAGGCGTGCCTTCGCAGGAAGCACTCGAAGCGCACCTCGCGCCGTACGCGGCGCATTCCGCGCAGTCGCGCGGTCGCCGCTATCCGGAAGCCGCTCCCAGCGCGCGCACTGAATTCCAGCGCGACCGTGACCGCATCGTCCATTCGACGGCATTCCGCCGGCTCGAGTACAAAACTCAGGTGTTCGTGAACCACGAGGGCGACCTGTTTCGCACACGTCTGACTCACAGCCTGGAAGTCGCGCAGATCGCGCGGTCGGTCGCGCGCAATCTAAGGGTGAACGAAGACCTGGTCGAAGCCATCTCCCTCGCCCACGACTTGGGTCATACGCCGTTCGGCCATGCCGGACAGGACGCGCTCAACGAATGCATGCGCGAGCATGGTGGCTTCGAGCACAATTTGCAGAGCCTGGCGGTCGTCGACGATCTGGAGGAACACTACGGTGCGTTCAACGGCCTGAACCTCTGTTTCGAAACGCGTGAGGGGATTCTGAAGCACTGCTCGCGCGAGAACGCGCGGCGGCTCGGCGCATTGGGCGAGCGCTTTCTGGAAGGACGGCAACCGTCCATCGAGGCGCAGATCGCGAATGTTGCCGACGAGATTGCGTACAACAACCACGACGTCGACGATGGTTTGCGCTCTGGCCTCCTCACCGTCGAGCAACTCGCCGAAGTGGAGTTGTGGCAGCTGCACTATGAAACGGCGCGCAGCGATTTTCCGCAGATTGAAGGGCGCAGGCTTATTCACGAAACGGTGCGCCGCATCATCAATACACTGATCGTCGATCTGATCGATACGACCAAGCTGAATCTGGACCGGCACGCGCCGGCGTCGCTCGACGCCGTGCGTTCATCACCCGCGCTCGTCGCGCATAGCGACGCGATTGCCGCGCAGGCTGCGGCGCTGAAGCGCTTTCTGTTCAAGAACCTGTATCGCCATTACCGCGTGATGCGCATGGCCAACAAGGCACGCCGTGTCGTCGCCGGTTTGTTCGACGCGTTCACGGACGATCCGCGGCTGCTGCCGCCGAGCTACCAGTCGACCGACGCGACGCAGCAACCGCGTCTTATCGCCCACTACATCGCGGGCATGACGGATCGCTACGCGGTCAAGGAATACCAGCGGCTATTCGTGATCGACGACAACTGA
- a CDS encoding OmpW/AlkL family protein, producing MKLKQAVTGIAALACMTTAAHAQSAGSFFVTSGWFHLAPQSSSQPLTVTSIGGSPTNITEANTGATLSSADTIGFTAGYFVTDHIAAEFVIGVPPSFDLEGSGSLAQFGKLGQAKQWSPTLLFKYYFNAPTATFRPYLGIGVSRIWFTDEKITNSAFEANVLHGPTTVTTDSSWEPVFNAGFTYAFNQHWFAGVSISYLPLSTTAKLNTAANTPVGTLNVQSQTKIKLNPIVSYVNIGYRF from the coding sequence ATGAAATTAAAACAGGCCGTAACGGGGATCGCGGCGCTAGCCTGCATGACAACGGCAGCGCATGCGCAATCGGCCGGTAGCTTTTTCGTCACATCGGGTTGGTTCCATCTAGCGCCTCAATCGAGCAGCCAACCGTTGACAGTGACGAGCATCGGCGGCAGCCCGACCAACATCACCGAAGCCAACACCGGTGCAACACTTAGTTCAGCCGACACCATCGGTTTCACTGCCGGCTACTTCGTTACCGATCACATCGCAGCCGAGTTCGTCATTGGCGTTCCGCCTTCGTTCGACCTGGAAGGTTCGGGCAGTCTCGCCCAGTTCGGCAAGCTGGGCCAGGCAAAACAGTGGAGCCCGACTCTGCTGTTCAAGTACTACTTCAATGCCCCGACTGCCACGTTCCGCCCGTATCTCGGCATTGGCGTGAGCCGCATCTGGTTCACCGACGAAAAGATCACCAACAGCGCATTCGAGGCAAATGTTCTGCATGGTCCGACCACCGTCACTACGGATAGTTCGTGGGAGCCGGTGTTTAATGCCGGCTTCACTTATGCGTTCAACCAGCACTGGTTCGCGGGCGTCTCGATTTCGTACCTGCCGCTCAGCACGACCGCCAAGCTGAACACCGCTGCGAACACGCCGGTCGGCACGCTGAACGTGCAGTCGCAAACCAAGATCAAGCTGAACCCGATCGTTTCCTACGTCAACATCGGTTACCGTTTCTAA
- a CDS encoding shikimate kinase encodes MQARDAHANVFFVGLMGAGKTTVGRAIARRLDRPFFDSDHEIEARTGARIPVIFELEGEAGFREREASVISDLTGRDNIVLATGGGAILRPENREALQNRGVVIYLRANPHDLWLRTRRDKNRPLLQTEDPKARLEALYEVRDPLYRECAHFVIETGRPSVNGLVNMVLMQLEMAGVAKHPAS; translated from the coding sequence TTGCAAGCGCGGGACGCACACGCCAATGTATTTTTCGTAGGGCTCATGGGGGCAGGGAAAACCACCGTGGGCCGGGCCATTGCGCGCCGTCTCGATCGCCCGTTCTTCGATTCCGACCATGAAATCGAAGCGCGCACGGGCGCGCGCATCCCGGTGATCTTCGAGCTGGAGGGAGAAGCGGGCTTCCGCGAGCGCGAAGCCAGTGTGATTTCCGACCTGACCGGGCGCGACAATATCGTGCTTGCGACCGGCGGAGGCGCGATTCTGCGGCCGGAAAACCGCGAAGCCTTGCAGAATCGCGGCGTGGTGATCTATCTGCGCGCCAATCCGCACGACCTGTGGCTGCGCACCCGGCGCGACAAAAATCGCCCGCTGTTGCAGACGGAAGACCCCAAAGCGCGTCTCGAAGCACTCTATGAAGTGCGCGACCCGCTATACCGGGAATGCGCGCATTTCGTGATCGAAACCGGCCGGCCTTCGGTCAACGGACTCGTCAACATGGTTCTGATGCAGCTCGAGATGGCCGGCGTCGCCAAACATCCTGCGTCATAA
- a CDS encoding glutamate synthase-related protein — MNDHQQPTHPVPAAQGLYDPQNEHDACGVGFVAHIKGKKSHEIIEQGLKILENLDHRGAVGADPLMGDGAGILIQIPDGFYREEMAKQGVVLPPHGEYGVGMVFLPKEHASRLACEQELERTVKAEGQVVLGWRDVPVDHTMPISPTVKASEPLIRQIFIGRGKDIMVTDALERKLYIIRKTASHRIQALKLKHGKEYFVPSCSARTVVYKGLLLAGQVGVYYRDLQDERTVSALALVHQRFSTNTFPAWELAHPYRMIAHNGEINTVKGNVNWLNARTGAIASHVLGDDLPKLWPLIYPGQSDTASFDNCLELLVMAGYPLVHAMMMMIPEAWEQHTLMDDNRRAFYEYHAAMMEPWDGPAAIAFTDGRQIGATLDRNGLRPARYIVTDDDLVIMASEAGTLPIPESKIVKKWRLQPGKMFLIDMEHGRIIDDKELKDNLANAKPYKSWIDAVRIKLDEIEPKAEDVVTERREAAALLDRQQAFGYTQEDLKFLMAPMAQAGEEAVGSMGNDSPLAVMSNKNKTLYHYFKQLFAQVTNPPIDPIRENMVMSLVSFVGPKPNLLDTNNINPPMRLEVSQPVLDFKDIAKIRAIDQYTGGKFSSYELNICYPVAWGKEGIEARLASLCAEAVDAVKSGYNMLIVSDRKTDRDNVAIPALLATAAIHTHLVQHGLRTSAGLVVETGSARETHHFALLAGYGAEAVHPYLAMETLGQLAAGLKGDLSAEKAVYNFTKAVGKGLMKVMSKMGISTYMSYTGAQIFEAVGLAEDLVVKYFKGTSSKVGGIGLFDVAEEAIRLHRDAFGDNPVLANMLDAGGEYAYRVRGEEHMWTPDAIAKLQHSARSNSYQTYKEYAHLINDQTKRHMTFRGLFEFKFDPTKAIPLDEVESAKDIVKRFATGAMSLGSISTEAHATLAVAMNRIGGKSNTGEGGEDVNRYRNELRGIPIKNGDTMKSVIGDEVIVDIPLKDGDSLRSKIKQVASGRFGVTAEYLASADQIQIKMAQGAKPGEGGQLPGHKVSDYIGKLRYSVPGVGLISPPPHHDIYSIEDLAQLIHDLKNANSAASISVKLVSESGVGTVAAGVAKAKADHVVIAGHDGGTGASPLSSVKHAGTPWELGLAETQQTLVLNQLRGRIRVQADGQMKTGRDVVIGALLGADEFGFATAPLVVEGCIMMRKCHLNTCPVGVATQDPVLRAKFQGQPEHVVNFFFFVAEEAREIMAQLGIRKFDDLIGHAELLDMKKGIEHWKAKGLDFSRVFYLPQVSAEVARKHVDVQNHGLDKALDHTLIEKAKAAIEKGEHVSFIQPVRNVNRTVGAMLSGMIAKKYGHDGLPDDSIHIQLKGTAGQSFGAFLARGVTLDLVGDGNDYVGKGLSGGRIIIRPTNDFRGKSEENIICGNTVMYGAIEGEAFFRGVAGERFCVRNSGATAVVEGTGDHGCEYMTGGTVVVLGETGRNFAAGMSGGIAYVYDPDNSFAGKCNKSMVALDPVLQTAEQERTVDKGLWHAGTTDEALLKGLIERHFQFTGSPRAKALLENWDASRRQFVKVFPTEYKRALGEMAAKKANKEVLAA, encoded by the coding sequence ATGAACGACCACCAGCAACCGACTCACCCGGTTCCCGCCGCGCAAGGTCTGTACGACCCGCAAAACGAGCACGACGCCTGTGGCGTCGGCTTCGTCGCTCACATCAAGGGCAAGAAAAGCCACGAGATCATCGAGCAGGGCCTGAAGATTCTCGAGAACCTCGACCACCGGGGCGCCGTCGGCGCCGATCCGCTGATGGGCGACGGCGCGGGCATCCTGATCCAGATTCCGGACGGCTTCTATCGCGAGGAAATGGCCAAGCAGGGCGTAGTGCTGCCGCCGCACGGCGAATACGGCGTCGGCATGGTCTTCCTGCCAAAGGAACACGCGTCGCGTCTCGCCTGCGAGCAGGAACTGGAACGCACGGTGAAGGCCGAAGGCCAGGTCGTGCTCGGCTGGCGCGACGTGCCGGTCGACCACACCATGCCGATTTCGCCCACCGTCAAGGCGAGCGAGCCGCTGATCCGCCAGATCTTCATCGGCCGCGGCAAGGACATCATGGTGACGGACGCGCTCGAGCGGAAGCTGTACATCATCCGCAAGACCGCGAGCCACCGCATTCAGGCGCTCAAGCTCAAGCACGGCAAGGAATACTTTGTGCCGTCGTGCTCGGCGCGCACGGTCGTCTACAAGGGCCTGCTGCTGGCCGGCCAGGTCGGCGTGTATTACCGCGACCTGCAGGACGAGCGCACGGTGTCGGCGCTGGCGCTGGTGCACCAACGCTTCTCGACCAACACGTTCCCGGCGTGGGAACTGGCTCACCCGTACCGCATGATCGCCCACAACGGCGAAATCAACACGGTGAAGGGCAACGTCAACTGGCTGAACGCGCGTACCGGCGCGATCGCGTCGCACGTGCTCGGCGACGATCTGCCGAAGCTCTGGCCGCTGATCTATCCGGGCCAATCGGACACCGCCTCGTTCGACAACTGTCTCGAACTGCTGGTGATGGCCGGCTACCCGCTCGTCCACGCCATGATGATGATGATCCCGGAAGCCTGGGAACAGCACACGCTGATGGACGACAACCGCCGCGCGTTCTACGAATACCACGCCGCGATGATGGAGCCGTGGGACGGCCCCGCTGCGATCGCCTTCACCGACGGCCGCCAGATCGGCGCGACGCTCGACCGTAACGGCCTGCGTCCGGCGCGCTACATCGTCACGGATGATGATCTCGTCATCATGGCGTCGGAAGCCGGCACGCTGCCTATCCCTGAGTCGAAGATCGTCAAGAAGTGGCGTCTGCAGCCGGGCAAGATGTTCCTGATCGACATGGAGCACGGCCGCATCATCGACGACAAGGAACTGAAGGACAACCTCGCGAACGCCAAGCCGTACAAGAGCTGGATCGACGCCGTGCGCATCAAGCTCGACGAAATCGAGCCGAAGGCCGAAGACGTCGTGACGGAACGCCGCGAAGCCGCCGCTTTGCTGGATCGCCAGCAGGCCTTCGGCTACACGCAGGAAGACCTCAAGTTCCTGATGGCGCCGATGGCGCAAGCCGGCGAAGAAGCCGTCGGCTCGATGGGCAACGACTCGCCGCTGGCGGTCATGTCCAACAAGAACAAGACGCTGTATCACTACTTCAAGCAGCTGTTCGCGCAAGTGACGAACCCGCCGATCGACCCGATCCGTGAAAACATGGTGATGTCGCTGGTGTCGTTCGTCGGTCCGAAGCCGAACCTGCTGGACACGAACAACATCAACCCGCCGATGCGTCTCGAAGTGTCGCAGCCGGTGCTCGACTTCAAGGACATCGCGAAGATCCGCGCGATCGATCAGTACACGGGCGGCAAGTTCAGTTCGTACGAGCTGAACATCTGCTATCCGGTGGCGTGGGGCAAGGAAGGCATCGAAGCGCGCCTCGCCTCGCTGTGCGCGGAAGCCGTGGATGCCGTCAAGTCCGGCTACAACATGCTGATCGTGTCGGACCGCAAGACCGACCGCGACAACGTCGCGATTCCGGCGCTGCTCGCTACCGCCGCGATCCACACGCATCTCGTGCAGCATGGTCTGCGCACGAGCGCGGGCCTGGTCGTGGAAACCGGCTCGGCGCGTGAAACGCACCACTTCGCGCTGCTCGCAGGCTACGGCGCGGAGGCCGTTCACCCGTACCTCGCGATGGAAACGCTCGGCCAGCTCGCAGCCGGCCTGAAGGGCGACCTGTCGGCGGAAAAAGCGGTCTACAACTTCACCAAGGCTGTCGGCAAGGGCCTGATGAAGGTCATGTCGAAGATGGGCATTTCGACGTACATGTCGTACACCGGCGCGCAAATTTTCGAAGCGGTCGGTCTGGCTGAAGACCTGGTGGTGAAGTACTTCAAGGGCACGTCGTCGAAGGTCGGCGGCATCGGCCTGTTCGACGTCGCGGAAGAAGCGATCCGTCTGCATCGCGACGCGTTCGGCGACAACCCGGTGCTCGCCAACATGCTCGACGCGGGCGGCGAATACGCTTACCGCGTGCGCGGCGAGGAACACATGTGGACGCCGGATGCGATCGCCAAGCTGCAGCACTCGGCGCGTAGCAACTCGTATCAGACGTACAAGGAATACGCGCATCTGATCAACGATCAGACCAAGCGTCACATGACGTTCCGCGGCCTGTTCGAATTCAAGTTCGATCCGACCAAGGCGATCCCGCTCGACGAAGTCGAATCGGCGAAGGACATCGTCAAGCGTTTCGCCACCGGCGCGATGTCGCTGGGCTCGATCTCGACTGAAGCGCACGCCACGCTGGCGGTCGCGATGAACCGCATCGGCGGCAAGTCGAACACCGGCGAAGGCGGCGAGGACGTGAACCGTTACCGCAACGAACTGCGCGGCATTCCGATCAAGAACGGCGACACCATGAAGTCGGTGATCGGCGACGAAGTGATCGTCGACATTCCGTTGAAGGACGGCGATTCGTTGCGCTCGAAGATCAAGCAGGTGGCGTCGGGCCGTTTCGGCGTGACGGCGGAATATCTCGCGTCCGCTGATCAGATCCAGATCAAGATGGCGCAGGGCGCGAAGCCGGGCGAAGGCGGTCAGTTGCCGGGTCACAAGGTGTCGGACTACATCGGCAAGCTGCGTTACTCCGTGCCGGGCGTCGGCCTGATTTCGCCGCCGCCGCACCACGACATCTACTCGATCGAAGATCTGGCGCAGCTGATCCACGATCTGAAGAACGCCAACTCGGCGGCCAGCATCTCGGTGAAGCTGGTGTCGGAATCGGGCGTCGGTACGGTTGCCGCAGGTGTCGCCAAGGCGAAGGCCGATCACGTCGTGATCGCCGGCCATGACGGTGGCACGGGCGCGTCGCCGCTGTCGTCGGTGAAGCATGCCGGCACGCCGTGGGAACTGGGTCTCGCCGAAACGCAGCAAACGCTGGTGCTCAACCAGTTGCGCGGCCGTATCCGCGTGCAGGCCGACGGTCAGATGAAGACCGGCCGCGACGTCGTGATTGGCGCGCTGCTCGGCGCAGACGAGTTCGGTTTCGCGACAGCGCCGCTCGTCGTCGAAGGCTGCATCATGATGCGCAAGTGCCATCTGAACACGTGCCCGGTCGGCGTCGCGACGCAAGATCCGGTGCTGCGTGCGAAGTTCCAGGGCCAGCCGGAACACGTCGTGAACTTCTTCTTCTTCGTTGCGGAAGAAGCGCGCGAAATCATGGCGCAACTGGGCATCCGCAAGTTCGACGACCTGATCGGTCACGCCGAACTGCTCGACATGAAGAAGGGCATCGAGCACTGGAAGGCCAAGGGTCTCGACTTCTCGCGCGTGTTCTATCTGCCGCAAGTGTCGGCTGAAGTGGCGCGCAAGCATGTCGACGTGCAGAACCACGGTCTGGACAAGGCACTCGACCACACGCTGATCGAGAAGGCGAAGGCGGCGATCGAGAAGGGCGAGCACGTCTCGTTCATCCAGCCGGTGCGTAACGTGAACCGTACGGTCGGCGCCATGCTGTCCGGCATGATCGCGAAGAAGTACGGCCACGACGGCCTGCCCGACGACTCGATCCACATCCAGTTGAAGGGCACCGCGGGTCAGAGCTTCGGCGCGTTTCTCGCCAGGGGCGTCACGCTGGATCTGGTTGGCGACGGCAACGACTACGTCGGCAAGGGCCTCTCGGGCGGCCGCATCATCATCCGTCCGACCAACGACTTCCGCGGCAAGTCGGAAGAGAACATCATCTGCGGCAACACGGTGATGTACGGCGCGATCGAAGGCGAAGCGTTCTTCCGCGGCGTCGCCGGCGAGCGTTTCTGCGTGCGTAACTCGGGCGCGACGGCGGTTGTCGAAGGCACGGGCGACCACGGTTGCGAATACATGACGGGCGGCACGGTGGTCGTGCTCGGCGAAACGGGCCGTAACTTCGCGGCCGGCATGTCGGGCGGCATCGCCTACGTGTACGACCCGGACAACTCGTTTGCCGGCAAGTGCAACAAGTCGATGGTCGCGCTCGATCCGGTCTTGCAAACGGCCGAACAGGAACGCACGGTCGACAAGGGCCTGTGGCACGCCGGCACAACCGACGAAGCGCTGCTCAAGGGACTCATCGAGCGTCACTTCCAGTTCACGGGTTCGCCGCGCGCCAAGGCGCTGCTCGAAAACTGGGACGCGTCGCGCCGTCAATTCGTGAAGGTGTTCCCGACCGAATACAAGCGCGCGCTGGGCGAAATGGCAGCGAAGAAGGCGAACAAGGAAGTGCTCGCCGCCTAA
- a CDS encoding DUF883 family protein, whose amino-acid sequence MTALPNTRDALGESWTSTSRRARRIARHSRHAAEDIAGELRTLMSELESTLADGTQADAVALRSKLRKQLEVARARLNDTREAVRERAQVAVADADDYVHENPWQTIAIVGGVALIAGALFASRLR is encoded by the coding sequence ATGACTGCACTTCCGAATACGCGAGACGCCCTCGGCGAATCCTGGACCAGCACCAGCCGCCGTGCGCGGCGTATCGCTCGCCACAGCCGCCACGCGGCCGAAGATATCGCCGGCGAACTGCGCACGCTAATGTCGGAACTCGAATCCACGCTGGCGGACGGCACCCAGGCCGACGCGGTAGCGTTGCGCAGCAAACTTCGCAAACAACTCGAGGTCGCGCGCGCCCGCTTGAACGATACGCGCGAAGCCGTGCGCGAACGCGCCCAAGTGGCGGTCGCCGATGCCGACGACTACGTACATGAAAATCCGTGGCAGACGATTGCGATCGTCGGCGGCGTCGCGCTGATTGCGGGCGCGTTGTTCGCATCGCGGCTGCGTTAA